From the Anopheles stephensi strain Indian chromosome X, UCI_ANSTEP_V1.0, whole genome shotgun sequence genome, the window ATGGCACAGACAAATGACGGAATCGTCTTGATATTAAGCAGCCAAGGATATCAAGGCAAGACAACATTTCAGGGCTTTTAGTGGTTTAAGCTTATAATCATTCCTTGAAATAAGTGATAAGAAGGGTGTATATGATTAATAACAACCGGATTGTatatggcactacaacctcgagaggtctcggcctgcaatTTGTGGTcatctgtgacttgattctacccggAGTAAAGTAGTCACAGAGCCTCGCgtacggggggggggggaggcggtctggatgggatttgaacccccgggccctgccgtgtgaagaagaccggcaccgttatcgcctccgCCACCGGACCGCACTAACCCGTGCGCTGAGAAGACGCGTACAATAGCATCGGCTACTATGATAATATCATCTGAACACTTTACAataaaaaggtatttgattcccttgtcatctgaagccatatcaactagctttgatagccatttcatctaaggaacctacaataaaaaaaggatgtgGCTATTGCCTTAACGGCTAAGCGAGTCAAGACCGTACAGAAGCTCTCTGTGGTTTATACGGCGGTAAAGGCGTAGAGCAAACTATGCGTTTATACTCGAATGCGGATACTCGAATGATGAATGCAAAAGTCTTATTGGCTTTCGTTATGACTGCTACATGAGAGCTGAATGTATCGCACCAAGGCAAGAGAAGTTTGAGAAAGTGACTAATCAAACGAAATAGAGCGACGGAAGTGAGAGAAGGAAATGCCAACTAACAATCAGTTAGGCAAACAAGGGTGAAATTAGAACGCTTCCTTCTTGGACAGAGCACTTCTCAAACTTTTCTGatagatcttcttcttcttccttggcactacaacctcgaaaggtctcggcctgccattgctggctttctgtgatttgcttttacccgtagaaagtACTCATCCCTGCGTACGGGCTGAGAAAAGATGCTAGCCATATCACACGAAGGTGTTCAGTAGGTCTAAAACAGTAacagcaaaataaacaaaaaaagagcaaatgGCGTAGCAAGCTTACCGGTAACAGTGATACTTCCGGTGGAGAATATCTTCAGTGTGGCACGTGGCGAATGCAGCTTGTACGTGACACCCGGATGCAGTTCCGGCTCGTAGCTAGCGTCCTTTTTGTACTTCTCCGAGAAGTTCACGATTTTGATACCCCACGGCATCGCACAGGTGCCGAGTACGTTAACGATGCGAAAGTTTCGCAACCGCACATTGAAGCCGAGCTTTTGCAGACAGCGCGAATAGCGACGTGCCGCCACCTTAGCCTGAAAATGAACCGTTTAGCTATGGCAGAGGTAGAttaaaaaaagggggtttgCTGCATACCTGATCTTCGGACGTTGCACCGGTACAGGTAATTTTGCCCGAGGACCAGATCGACGCGGTCGTGTACGGGCGCCGTAACTTCATCGTCACCATACCGTTCTCTCGGCGAAACTCCACATTATCGCCGTTGAGCGCTATTTCGTGCAGGTTAAGATGGCAGCGAACACTGAACGAGCACACGACATTGTTGATGACGATGTCGATTTCCGGCTCGGGCTCGGCATCCTGCTCGTCGGCCGCTTCCGGTACGGTCTTGGTTTCGGATTGTTCCGGCGACAGCTCGGCCACCGTGTCGGCAGGAACAAGCGAACGTTCATTCGCATCCTTTGCATGATGGACGCCGGCCAGTGCGTGCTGCTGGTTGATTGAGGCATGATTGGTGGATGTGGTGGGTTGCTGCTGACAATGGCCGATGGTCTCCGGGGTTGTAGCAGTAATAACCGGTGCTGGTTCGATTGCGTCCCACACACAATCGGTCACACCTTCCAAAGGCTGTGCGGACGTTTCCGCTTGACGAGGTAATGGACTGAAGATCTCGTCCAGTGCGCTGGCCGGCGGATCTTCACATCCGCTTGGTGTTAGAATATTGTACGTACTTACGCTAGACGTGCCTCGATTTGTTCGATACTGCTCAGTTCTGTGATGATTGTTGCTATCGAGCGTTGGGGAGGACACGACGACAAATGCACCGGTGGCGGTGGAATTATTTCCCCGGTGCAGCAAATTGCCAGCGGCCGTGTGATGGTCGGTCTGTAGCGCATGATTAGGCAGCAGGTGATGGATGAGTGTTTTTGACACGGGCAGGAACGTTTTCACTATACCGACGCCACCACCGGCCGTTGGGGTGCCTACCAGCGCCGTTGGCGTGCCGGCGCTGGATACCGTCGGATTGCTAGCGGCCCCGTCCGGCGCCCCGGCACTGTTTGAACTGGCCGTGAGACCGTTCATGAAAGTTTTCTGCTGTAGCAGTGTAGCAGCCATACTACCTCCCTGAGAGGTGCTATGCATCAAGTGGCAACGATGGTTATTGATTGGCGGGAAAGTAGTGAATGGTTAGCTCGCTATGCTCCGCTGGTCCGCGATCAAACGCTTAGGCAGATGATTCTTTCTTCCTGGCTTCGATTGTCCCTTTTATATTGCTCTCTGGTGTTTGCTTCTACAAATTTTCACAGCTTAATGAAAACTGAAGGCCACTCTCTGTTTAGGCGGTGATATATTATCGCTCTggaaaagggaaaggaaaTATATAAACATAAAATGTTTGCATCGTCGGTAGTTTTATACAGTGCGTAAAGCTGCGGAGACTATCATCCTGTTGTTTCTCCCTGACGATCGCGTTCGCTAGAGCATAGATTACGATCAGCCCTTACGTAAATTGGCGtataaatgagaaagaaagcaaaaaacatgCAGAAGTAGCAACTGGTTAAACTGTTTCGTTTCTCTTGTtgccgagtttttttttataattaatcATTGTTATAGATCAATGCAACTAAAGAGCATTATTAACACACGAACTGATgcaaaaatatataatttCTACAACAAAAACTATTCGTGTCAAGATTATCAATCTTGAACGGCAACACGGTGTTTTTGATGCACCGAAAAAGGCAATCAGCGATCTATAGGTCAAAATATTAATCAGTGATCGCGGTGGTGTGGTGAGTTCACCATCTTCGACCTGCATGACTAATACGATTTCCACACATTCTTCAGCAGTTATGTCTGTATACCTGGAAGTGGTTGAATTGAAAAAGTTATTGTCCGTGAGATGCATGTCCAGTGTTGAACATCTAACAAGCGAAGGTTCCTTGGGAGGAATACAAGGTaggaatgaaatgaaaatcccACCACAGATAGCAAAATTTGGCCCGGAAATGTAACCTAACATTGTAACCGGAAGCCCAGGAAAGGAAGTGGATGAATGAAGCAACAGTATCCTCTGAAAGCATCATCATTCCAACAAAGGAAGCGTATTCGCATGTATGCGGCATGAAGGGGGGACCAGTGATAGAGtgagaaacaaaataaaaaaaaggcaattGGAAATTATGTGAAACCCTCTGCAAACATATACTTACTGCGTGCGATTGCGGTTCGGCAGCGCATTCCGTTGGTGTGTAGCACGGCGTTTGCTTAACGAATAGATGATACTTAACAGGTTAACAGGCACTACCTTCCCGTCTGTTTGCAATCCTTCCCCTGGGCAACCGTATGAACCACACGAGCGTATCTACAAAATGGTTCCGAGAACCTGCACCTGCATGTAAGAATCGTTCttccactgttgctgctctGGAATCTAGGCTTTGTCCCGTCCAGCCAGCTAGCCAGCGAGCCAGCTTCCTGCTTTACCGTGCTATGCGGTACTTCTCGATTggttcgattttttcttccctgttCGCGAACCGTATACGCTCCTCTGCTCGTCTGCTTTTTACTACTCCCCCTTTCAATTacattcagcagcagcagcaccagcagcagcagcagctaggaAATATTGTTCAACGGCGGGCGGGAGGATGATGGAAGGATCAAAACGGCGTCCAGTGTTGGTTCGGGAACACAGTATCGGTTCGAGAATACGGTCGCGTGCAGAAGGAACCATTGAAATCGACCGGAAATATTGCTAATAGAACGACGCTCACAACTCAGCCATTTTCATGCTGAGAAATAAGACTGCGCCGTCAGGACCGTCAATCGAGTTTCGGGTAGTCCCGTATGCTGCACGTTTATAATCGCTGAGCGGTGGTGTGGACCGATTGAGCAAACGGCTGTAATTACCCATGTGTAGTGTGCTTAGAACAGACACATGCGACACCATCAGATGTTTTTGCAGGGTATAGAAGAATCGTGTTTTTGATAAGGTTTATACAGGAGAGGTGTTCTCTATGATTGTTATAAAATCTGTagataaattgaattttacacAGCAAAAGCCGGAAAACAGTCAGCAATCAGGCATATATACATTCTTTCATCGTTTATTGTTGTTCTATTGAGGTTTTATACGCTTTTCTGTTTAATATTTGCTTTGATTTTAAGGCCGACGGAGCACAGATATAAGCAGTTGAcaacattaaaataattcttgAGCGAAGTCTGTAGTCGACGATGATCTCCAATCCTTGACGAATAGACTTCCTCTTTTAGGTCACAGTTAACTACTACAATTTATGGCTTGACCATGACAAACGTATCGGATTGTCCCTTGCCACGGATCATACTCCTGCTAAGTGGGAAACGGAAATGCGGTAAAGACTTTCTAGCGGATGCGCTGCTGAAAAGGTGGGTAAAGATCGAATCTCGCAACGATCGCTTACGTACACCTAACCCCTCGCTCTGTATCGCTTTTAGGCTCGGCATGGAAGAGGCACAGATTATACGCATCTCGGAACCCATCAAGCGACACTGGGCCGACTGGAAGGGGTTGCATTTGGACGAGCTGCTCAGTGACGGTGCGTACAAGGAACGCTACCGGAAGGAGATGATCGAGTGGAGTGATGCCCGTCGGCAGGAAGATTACGGTGTGTTTTGCCGAGCGGCCTGCACCACAGTCGATCGGCCTATTTGCATCGTGAGCGACATACGGCGGAAGACGGATGTGCGCTACTTCCGGGAAACGTACGGTCCGGAACGGATACGTACGGTGCGGATTGAGGCGAGCGAAGCGATACGCGCGGAACGCGGCTGGCAATTTCAAACGAGCGTCGATGATGTACAGTCGGAATGCGATCTGGATGATTACGGTCCGTGGGATCTGTTGGTGAGGAATGAGCAGGCCGACGATGTGGAAGGATTGTTGGAGCGATTGACCAAGTTGGTAAGCAGCTGAGCGAGTATTACTTATATAGTTAAtaaggaaatttaatttataaaacaaaatatattCATTTATTCGGTCTGTCGTCATCGGGAGAAgttgaattttgaatttttgttttgttttttttttttatacatggGAGACGGTCTGACTGTATTGCTGTATTTTATAATTATACACATGCAAATAGTAATAAAAGAAAGAATATTTTTCCGATTTCGattcattttttattgcacaacCGTTTTCAACCAAATAAAACCGTTTCTTCTATCTGTCAACTGTTCGATCTTCAAACCAGCAAGTGTAAACCGTTGAAATATTGTAAACACAGAACGCGAACGATTTTGTAGGAAATGTAGGCATAGAATACGGGCATGCTTGCCGAGTTTTTTTCCACTGCCGGAGTTGTAGTTGCGGATTTAATTCAAAGCTTAGCTAGGTCTAGAAACcggaaataaaattatctGTTAAAGAAGAATTGATCAACAGAGGATTGATGGAAAAAGAAGCGGAGGAAAATGGTGACGGTGTCCCGTCCGGCGATCCGCTTGTGGCGGACGAGAATGCTGAGAAAGCAGAGCTGGAAGCGTTCGTTTCCAACCTGCAGGAACGCTACCAGCAAAAGGCACAGGAACGCCAACAGAACCAATCACCCGAACGGCCAGCCGAGGAAGATTTCTTCCGGTATGATTCGAGTCTGAAGAAGAACACGGCGTTTGTGAAGAGGCTGAAACAGTTCACCGCCCAGCAGCTACCATCGCTGATGCAGGACGTGTCCGGACTGAACCTGACCAAATACATCTCGGAGGTGAGTGCGGCACTGGTGGAGGCGAAACTCAAGATGAGCGATATCGGTGCGGTGCTGACGCTATGCAACCATCTGCACCGGAACTATGCCGACTTTGCGCCGACGTTGCTCGAGAACTGGcagaagctgctgctgataaAACCGGGCGAGAAGGTTGCCAATCCGAGCAAGATGCGTGTCGATTTACGCTTCTACGCGGAACTGATCAGCGTGGGAATTTTCCCGAACAAGACGGGACTGCCGCTGCTCGGAGCGTGCCTTACCGGGTTGATAACGCAGGATAAGGAGGAGCACGTAAATCTATCGATCGTGCTCTCGTTCTGCAAGCACTGTGGCGACGAGTACGCGGGACTAGTGCCGGCGCGGATCACCGAGCTGGCGAAGAAGCATGGCGTTACCATGCCGGTATCACCACTGCTTTCCGCAGACCGGCAAAGCAACTTGCGAAATCTGTTGCGCGATTACTACCAATCGCTGGCGGAGCATCTACGGTCGGAGCACCGgcagctgcagctggccgAAAAATCCCGTCGCAAGATGCTACAATCCAAAGGCGAAGTGACGGCCGAAAAGCGCGAACAGCTGGCCCAGCTGCAAGCATCGTACGAAAAGTTGCACGCATCCACCAGTGCGCTTGCGGACTTGCTCGGGGAGGCCGTACCGCAGCTGGAGGAGCTGCCGGAGGCGAGTGCAACGACCGAAGGTGCTATACTGGATGGGCGAGCCGGTGAGGAGCTACAGTTTGGCACGCTCGATCCGTGGCGCGATGAGGAAACGAAATCTTTCTATGTCGATCTGCCCGATTTGCGCCAGTTCCTGCCGAACTACTGCGACAAGAAGCAACCGGGTGGAGAGGGAGTCGGTTCGCAGAATCCGCAGCAAATGCAAGAGCTGCCCCAGCAGGACGATGACGAGGATAGTGAGGAAACCATGGAACTGGTGCCGGATATGCTGGCCGGTCCGCCCATCACGGAAGAAACGCTCGACATGGAGTTGCCGGAGCTGGATGGCGATTTAAGCTATTCCGAGTCTACATCGTCCCTGCTGGACGAGGAAGATGCGGCAGGTGCTGGGGCGGGTGCGGATCAGCAGGAGGGTGCCGAAGGTGAGCTATCGAAGGAGGGACCGAACGGAGGCAGTTTGATCGTCGGCGGTGGTAACGGTACACCGAGCAATCAAGGCAATCGGCGCTACTTCGAACAGTTTGTACAGAATCTGCAGAACTGCGTCAACCGTGAGCTAATCGATAATGCGGCGATCGATTTCCTGCTCAATCTGAACACCAAAAGCAAGCGCAAACGGTTGGTGAAGGTGCTGTTCGGCGTGCAGCGTACCCGGCTCGATCTGTTACCGATGTATGCGCGGTTTGTCGCCATCATTGATCTCGTATCACCCGACGTAGCGCACGAACTGTGCCAGATGCTGAAGATCGATTTCAAATACCACCTAAAGAAGAAGGACCAGATTAACATCGAAACGAAGATAAAGGTGGTACGGTACATTGGTGAGCTGGTCAAGTTTGGCATCTACAAGAAGCTGGAAGCGTTGTACTGTTTGCGCTGCTTGCTGCACAGCTTCCAGCATCACAACGTGGAGATGACGTGCGCGTTTCTGGAGGTGTGCGGCGTATATCTGTACAACTGCGCGGACAGTCGGATGCGTACGAACGCATTCCTGGAACAGATGATGCGCCTAAAGATGAACACCACAATGCTGGACCGGTACGTGCAGCAGGTGGAGAACGTTTACTATCTGGTAAAGCGGCCGGAAGGGTTGAAGGTGACGCGCAAGGTACGTCCACTCATCCATACCTACATCCGGCAGCTTATTTTCAAAGAGCTCGACAAAGCGAACGTTGACAAGCTGATACAGCTGCTGCGTCGGTTGAATTGGGAGGACGAGGGCACGTTTAACTATGCGGTGCGTTGCCTATCGCGTGCGTACAACATACGGTACCATCTGATCCGAAGCATGGCCGACCTGCTGGCCGGCCTAAACTCGTACCAGGAGAAGGCGGTAATCCGCGTGATCGATACGGTGCTGGAGGATATACGGGCGGGTTTGGAGATACACGACAACAAGCTGGCACAGCGACGCGTGGCGATGGTAAAATATCTAGGCGAGCTGTACAACTACCAGCTGGTCGATTCGGACAACATTATTAACACGCTGTACTCGATCATCTCGTTCGGCGTGACCCTGTCGCACGAGGGGCCTCCGTCGATCGTGGACCCACCCGAGTCACTGTTCCGGCTGAAGTTGGCCTGCGTGCTG encodes:
- the LOC118517362 gene encoding TATA-box-binding protein-like; protein product: MHSTSQGGSMAATLLQQKTFMNGLTASSNSAGAPDGAASNPTVSSAGTPTALVGTPTAGGGVGIVKTFLPVSKTLIHHLLPNHALQTDHHTAAGNLLHRGNNSTATGAFVVVSSPTLDSNNHHRTEQYRTNRGTSSVSTYNILTPSGCEDPPASALDEIFSPLPRQAETSAQPLEGVTDCVWDAIEPAPVITATTPETIGHCQQQPTTSTNHASINQQHALAGVHHAKDANERSLVPADTVAELSPEQSETKTVPEAADEQDAEPEPEIDIVINNVVCSFSVRCHLNLHEIALNGDNVEFRRENGMVTMKLRRPYTTASIWSSGKITCTGATSEDQAKVAARRYSRCLQKLGFNVRLRNFRIVNVLGTCAMPWGIKIVNFSEKYKKDASYEPELHPGVTYKLHSPRATLKIFSTGSITVTAASVAYVQAAIEHIFPLVYEFRKKRTPHEKLELLKQPPAFDQQDFDMPEDGDPDLAQAAAGTVSGPVPDDLDDLVAEDYEMHDEEEEEELENTAAAGSLGTGNAKAIDKSNSIRVGCATAKEGQRFVR
- the LOC118517364 gene encoding probable phosphomevalonate kinase; translated protein: MTNVSDCPLPRIILLLSGKRKCGKDFLADALLKRLGMEEAQIIRISEPIKRHWADWKGLHLDELLSDGAYKERYRKEMIEWSDARRQEDYGVFCRAACTTVDRPICIVSDIRRKTDVRYFRETYGPERIRTVRIEASEAIRAERGWQFQTSVDDVQSECDLDDYGPWDLLVRNEQADDVEGLLERLTKLVSS
- the LOC118517361 gene encoding regulator of nonsense transcripts 2, which translates into the protein MEKEAEENGDGVPSGDPLVADENAEKAELEAFVSNLQERYQQKAQERQQNQSPERPAEEDFFRYDSSLKKNTAFVKRLKQFTAQQLPSLMQDVSGLNLTKYISEVSAALVEAKLKMSDIGAVLTLCNHLHRNYADFAPTLLENWQKLLLIKPGEKVANPSKMRVDLRFYAELISVGIFPNKTGLPLLGACLTGLITQDKEEHVNLSIVLSFCKHCGDEYAGLVPARITELAKKHGVTMPVSPLLSADRQSNLRNLLRDYYQSLAEHLRSEHRQLQLAEKSRRKMLQSKGEVTAEKREQLAQLQASYEKLHASTSALADLLGEAVPQLEELPEASATTEGAILDGRAGEELQFGTLDPWRDEETKSFYVDLPDLRQFLPNYCDKKQPGGEGVGSQNPQQMQELPQQDDDEDSEETMELVPDMLAGPPITEETLDMELPELDGDLSYSESTSSLLDEEDAAGAGAGADQQEGAEGELSKEGPNGGSLIVGGGNGTPSNQGNRRYFEQFVQNLQNCVNRELIDNAAIDFLLNLNTKSKRKRLVKVLFGVQRTRLDLLPMYARFVAIIDLVSPDVAHELCQMLKIDFKYHLKKKDQINIETKIKVVRYIGELVKFGIYKKLEALYCLRCLLHSFQHHNVEMTCAFLEVCGVYLYNCADSRMRTNAFLEQMMRLKMNTTMLDRYVQQVENVYYLVKRPEGLKVTRKVRPLIHTYIRQLIFKELDKANVDKLIQLLRRLNWEDEGTFNYAVRCLSRAYNIRYHLIRSMADLLAGLNSYQEKAVIRVIDTVLEDIRAGLEIHDNKLAQRRVAMVKYLGELYNYQLVDSDNIINTLYSIISFGVTLSHEGPPSIVDPPESLFRLKLACVLLDTCGHYFMSGENRRRLDYFLVFFQQYYWYKKSHPYFATSGGAGAGAAGEEKAAPSVVPKVKDLFPILMDHMYRECLKCLRPKLKLYTSFEQAREAVHSLRKKIYPGDQLERVNQDADQAIGQQPASLRTVSDAPESSDHEDSVQSDDCTSDAGDDISEGYGGTKRPNGKRQPVDDEDDGTPSPMDGVDPELEGYDEDDEEEEEEEDDNEEEDREYYDDERDGVLEVEMVEPPRQKQPEDLEFEREFERMSSEYCQQRAKDSAKVNPKHVPIPITFRNETKKTYDQLQEPTNVKADTVPFALMIRGKGKQQLYKTFEAPEDSSLAQYIREQERKLQEEKDSVKRLTLNISERLEEEDYQESLNQTSRTADPLRMRPLKPAKFKHPKGVPDIDAIFH